The window AGTGTTTGTGATAAGAACTACACCGGTCTGACCAGAATCTTGAATCAGAGGTGGGCGTCAGAGGTCAGAGCCAGTAGCTGAACTCGGACCTTCTCTTTGCAGTGTCCTCTCTTTACTGcctcttctttcattccttgTGCCTAGTGCCTAGTGCATAGTACAATATCTTGCATTTAGTGAGCCCGCATGCGCGCgagcacacacagacacatagacacacacaacttgtcttaatcaatcaacaagaattaaaggcccactatgtgtcagatactattttatgtgctggagatacaaagacaaaagtgacaccatacttgccctcaaggaccttacattccattggagggagacagcatgtaaaggcaggattcaaacccaagatatataattctattcaagatagatacaaaaataaaaataagataaatatgaaaaaaagtttgtattttgGAGAGGTATTAGGAACTAGAGGGATGAGTAGAGTTCTCACGTGGAAGGCTCTGCTTGTCTTtaactttgaagaaaactagggattctgcGTCTGAGGTGAGGGAGCAGTGCATTCTAGGGAGAGGGGCCTGAggagaggcacagagacaggagatagaaTCTCACATGTGAGGGACAGCAAGAAAGCACGTCTGGATGGCCAGTAGAGTATATAAAAAGGGAGTCATGTATAAAAGCCCCTGAAAGGGATGTTGGGCTCAGGTTGTGACTGacatttatagctcttttttacATGAATTTGCCATGACTGGTATTAGGATCCTAGGTTCATAATGCTGTCGATTTTAGGGCGGTAAGAGACTTTAGGATcttctaatttcctcattttacagttgaggaaactgaagcccagaggagtcaaatgacttgtctgagatcTATAGGCTGGGGAGGGAATGGCTGGAATGATGTTCAGCTTTTTGTTCTGTCTCCAGGAGTCAATCAGAGCATAGCAGTGGCTGTCCTTGGTCTCACAGCCTACCTCTCTCCTCaggttaatatatatttttttactaacCCTCTGGCTGGGTGCCCCCGGGTGTGTGTTTTCTATGCAATTGACCCTAGCAGGGATTAGGAACACTGGCTTTGTCAAGGTTGTAGGGAGTCTGGGAATGTGTTATGGATACCTGCCCAACCCTGGTCCTGACCCTGCCTTAGGGGAATGCCAGGTCCTCTGATCTTTCCTTACCTGGATTAGCCCCAGCGTCTCTCAGCAAAGAAAGGAGCTAAAGGGAAAGTTACCTTTGATAGAACTGAGctgggagctgggggaggggagctcATCTCCCATGCCAGCTGGCTCTCTCTGTTTAAAGGAATAATAGACTCTCAGAGTTCAAAGGAACCTCTGAtaccatctggtccaacttgtATGAGAGCAAGAATCACCTCAATAATATCCCTGATAGATGGCCACCCAGCCTATGTTGCAAAACTTCTAGAAATGGAAGCATCCCACTCCACTTTGGGATTATTCTAGTTTTTCACATTCTCCTGTGTAATACTGAACCCCCAACCTTCTTTCCCTAGTTATTTTCTTCCTCAGAGACTGGATGCTTCCAGTATTTTTCCCCTGcctaaggaaattgaggtagataaCCACTTGATCAACAGTCTTCAGTGGTTCTATATGTCATTGGAGGAAAGTTTAAACACCTTTTCCTGATATCCCAGGGCCTTCAAAATCTGCCACCATCCTATGTTTCCAACCTtgtccaaacaaaaaaagagactccccttcacacattctATGTGCCAGCCAAACCGGTTTACTCTCTGTCCCATGACGTGCCCTCCCACTTGCATACTGTTGTTTGCAACTGTTCaatatgcctggaatgttcttacTCCCTTTCTTCATCCGTTCAATGCCTTACCCATCCTTTAACTTAGACTGCTtttaggaagccttccctgaacaCACTGTCCCGAATGACTGCTTTGCTCAGACCTCACATGGTACTGTTTTCCAACTCTCTAATGCACTTGCTGTGTaatatttgtttttcctatttatgTTTAGGGCTTATTGCTTTACTAGACAAAAGGCTCTATGAGGGCAGTGATCACATCTTATCTAAGAGTTagatcttatttttttccattgggaTGGTGAGAAAACGTGTGTTTGTtagtagaaacaaaataaattaaactaaATAAACCAAACTAAGAATTATGTCATCCTCAGCATCCAGCCTGGTATGAGACACAAGATGCAATAAAcattggttgaatgaatgaatgaatgaatgaatgatggaaaTAGTACTCATTCTTGCTCCCTAAGCTAGTTGGGATCCTTGATACTCCTCTCAGTCCTGGTTCTAGGAAGATTACTCAAAGAGTTCCTATGGGGtcctgtttttttctctctgctcaTTGATTCTGGCCACAGTATCTTGGAGATAGCAGAGAAACACACATCTTgttccagtcagtcagtcagtcagtcagtcagtcagtcagtcagtcaaataagcatatgtgtcaggcactgtgttaagccctggcCAATCAAACTGATCTTTACATGATAAGATGTTCTGCTTGCAGAACATCCCATTTCCTGCCTCTGCATTTTTGCTCATGTAGTTTCCCAGATCTTGAGCGTACTCCTTAGTCATCTTTGCTTGAGTAGGATCCCTGGCTTCCTTGGGGGTGTATAAGGAGGACCAGCTCCTCTAGTGTGAGGGCTtgcagagcccttttcagggctgctcattcacttTGGTATTCACCTTGGTGCCCAACtcccacctgtggctccaagaagctttaGCATGTGCAGCAACCACACCCTGGCAAAACTATCTCTGCAGACAGACTAAACTAGGTTGAAGGAGGccaataggcctcaaacccatcagtgagttaaaggatgtctaccccaagcatgtgaagacttcccctggtggaataggCAGAAGAGAaccatttgttccaatggccatgaaggtggctgaagtaggtgctgtggagtgcttagagcttggttagatatTGGAGATGCCAGGGTCATCCATTTCCCCCTGGGCCACTGCCAGTCCAgtggtcctgacttttgtcttgacgTTGGAATTGACtcgggaagagagagtgaggctgactacTTTGCACAactgcctcacttcaattcaatacAATACCTGTTATGTCATTGATCCTCTgaagatgaaggaggaagaggaggaaggaacgaggaggaggaggaggcagaggactACAAAGATGATGACAACAAGAGAGAGAGGTGCATAATGTGGTGTAGGGATGTACTGGGTCAGGTAGTGAACCAATCTGGAAGACTTGAATTCCAGCTctctctctgacacatactggctatatgatCTTGGCAAGTTAGCCTCTCAGATGCAAAGAAAtcacatgttctctctctctctctctctctctctctctctctctctctctctctccatcttgccTTTCAAAGCCATCCACTCCAACACTGGTTTGCTTCAACCCGCTTTATCTGtcttatctcactcatcagtcTTATCTCACAGGACTCTCCTTTGAGCACTCTTTGTTCTGGCCAAACTGGAttactttccctcctcccccatccctccctctgAGGGCTCTATATCTTGGCTCACAATATCCTCCCAACTAGGCTGGAAtggattccccccaccccacccccaccctcacccccatctCTGTCTGTTGAAGTACCCTGAAGTGACTATTATGTCACTCCACCTTGAAAGTCATCAAGTGGATTCCTCTCTGATTTCTCACAAACTGCCTTGACATCTCCTTTGCATTGATCACATTCTCCCTTATCTCACAGCTTTTTGTATATCTCTTCCCCATATTAGCCTGTAATCTCTTTGGGGGCAAGATCATGTGTATCCTTGcttccctagtgcctagcacagtaactCCTgcatagacctttttttttttttaaacagggcaatgaggattaagtgacttgcccagggtcacacagctagtgttaagcgtctgaggccggatttgaactcaggtcctcctgaatccagggccggtgctttatccactgcgccacctagttgctccctccTGCATAGACTTTTAATacttgtttgttgaattggaattGAACCCAGGCCAGGGCCTAGAATCTAAATGTCTCTTGTAGAGtaggcactttgtaaatatttcttgaatgaatgaatgaatgagggcaGTTAATTCAAAGCTTTAGAGCTGGATGGTACTTCAGAGGCCAGTTGGTCCAACCTCCTCTTTtacagagacagaaactgaggcccagggaagtaatCTTATAAAAGTCATATAGCTACTTGGCACCAGAAAtatgatttgaatccagctttTCTGACTTCAGAAAGCATTCAGGATATGAGTCAAGAGATTTCTGATCCTGCCAAGTGATTTGGCATAgcacaagtcacttcaacctctttgagcctcagttttcttagccataaaatggggatatgaatACTTGTACCTGCTCAAAATATTATCCCTAGGATGAAATGAGAGAAGGTATGGAAAGCTTGTTATAATTTTTGGATACAGCCAAagtagggatttgttttgtttggctatgtatatttgttacaagggtttttcttttcccttcttttttatgggggggggtagggaagatgggagagggaaTAAAAGAAGGGGATACAtatatagttcctactatgtgctaggtgctgtgatgagtgctttttataaatatctcacttgaacctcacaacaactttgttaGTGCTTattatcatctccaatttatggttgaggaaacttgaggcaagtagagattaattgacttgcccagggtcacacaccttgtaagtgtctaagcccagatttgaactccagtcttcctgaatccaggcctagtgctttatccactgctccacaagTTACCTGATTattgataaatggtaaataataaatacaaatatataactctttaaggctaacatgttatttcatttgatcacaaCTCTGTTAGGTATTATTGTTTatcctcagtttatagatgagaaaacagatacagagaggttaagtgacttgctcagggtcacatagcaaataaatgTCAGAGTTatgatttgaaattaggtcttgactccaagtccagctcccTATGCACTGAGCCTAGAGCTGCttgttcattaaaaaagaaatttaaaaaaaagtttttaaagtgcctttttaaaggtttaaatgtcagctattactcATGCTTGACTAAGCTCCATAGGGGGAGTGTGTATTCTCTAAACTTTTCCAGCactgagcttaataaatgtttattgtttagttgtgtccaactcttcattaccccatttggggttttcttgacaaagataatagagtggtttgccatttccttctcctgctcattatacagatgaggaactggaggcaaacagggttaagtgacttacccagagtcacacacaatTAGGAagtcaggctagatttgaactcaggaagatgagttctccagacttcaggcctgacactctacctaccaaacatttattgaattaaatggaattaaTGATCATTATTGGCTTTTTGGgcctgggggagagggagagcggCTGTCTGAAGAGAATTGCAGATGACCACTCAACCTGTACTTTACTGGGACTTGTCTGGCCTATAGCGTAAGTCCCAGTGGCCCCACTTCTGCCCCTGCATAGTCGATCTATTTTGCACGGAGGGACTCTGTCCTCAAGAGATGCACATGAGATTTACCCAACTCCAAATGGTACTAAGGAGGAGGCTCTGGGCAGGATGGTGGAGAACCTAGCTTCAGGACAGGCGGGATGTCTGACTCAGTTCAGAGTCCACCGCAAGATTGTTGGGGGGAGCATGGGGCCCGAGTGGGGCCGAGGCTTGGAGACCATGTGAGTAGATGCTTCCCCAGCTTCAGCGTGTGCTAGGAACGGTGTTTCTTGCCCTCTGCTGCCATCGTGCGACTATATCTGGAGATAACAGCCGAAGCAGGGTTATAAAAAATGAAGTcagagggaaaataaaaataatctaaaaaaatggctagcatttatgtagggctttaaagtttgcagagtgctttacacatattatatcATTTGGGCTTCATAACAGTCCTGTACTACTATTCCTATTACacagatgagaaagagaaaactgaaaaaaaaaaaaaagattaaaggcagctagatgtttcagtggatagaccaccggttctggagtcaagaagacttgagttcaaatgtgacctcagacacttattagccatatgaccctaggcaaatcacttaacctctgtttgccttaatccactggaggaggaaatggcaaaccattgcagtatctttgccaagaaaccccatggATGATATGGACTAGATAAACCCATGGATGATATgggtcagacaagactgaacaataagaaagattaaatgacttttccagggtcacactgctagtagatgtctgagagGGAATTCAAACCTGCAAGGCAGGTTAGCAGGTACAGGAACTGTTACTCTCCCCAGCAGAGATAGTTAATGCCTAAGATGAGCTGGGCAGGTGGCTAGCTCCAGGTGTATTTAGGGTCATATGCCACCACAGGGTtaggaattggaaaggaccttcaagaTCACCCCACAGTATCCTTGGGTGGTACAAGAGAAAATGAATGGTgattatagaatctcagagtgaACAAGACCTCCTTGTCGTATGATCTCTCTTGTACCTGGACAAGATTCCCCTCCTTAAAGGGGAATAACTAGGATGATGCTAGTCTAGTTTGTGATAGGAAGTGAAGAGAGAATATTCTGAGGAGGGAGTGTAATGTACAGTATGGGGGGGGTAAAGGATTTCAGCATCCTAGAACTTCCTTGGGGCAGGGTCTTGGCTGCTAGTAGATAGTGAGGTACCTACCTAGAACAGGAGCTAAGAAAAGGAGGCACCTCAAGGTTCTGACCCTCTGAGAACAGAGGCTAGGCTGCTCCTGGGAACAGGTGTGATTGtggatccatccatccatccatccattccatcaatcaacaagcatttttaagtgcctgctaCAGGATAGGAAtacaagaacaaaagtgaaacaatccctgtccAGTGCGAGATCTTCTCTGGGGCTGGGAGAACAAACTACTTCTAAAACCAAGGGATTTTGCCTGGAGAGACAGGGTATCACAGGCCCTAGGgaattctgggaggaaggaggccTTCAATTACCATGCATTGCTTGGGGGGAATGAAGTTCCTGGGGTACCTAGATGTCCTTCTGTCACTAGGGGACAAGTCTCACTGGGAAAGGGGAAAGCTTGTCTCCCCATTTCtgtactccaatatcttttttttttttttttttttttagtgaggcaattggggttaagtgacttgcccagggtcacacagctagtgagtgttaagtgtctgaggccggatttgaacccaggtactcctgaatccagggccggtgctctatccactgcgccacctagctgcccccatccaatagctttttttttttaaagtgaggcaatggaggttaagtgacttgcccagggtcacacagctagtaagtgtcaagtgtctgaagctggatttgaactcaggtactcctgattccagggctagtgctctatccactgcgccacctagctgtccccatccaATATCTTTTAACTCCTGCACAGGTGcatcttcctcccctcttcctccctaaaTCCTTTTGATCTGGACCAGTGGAGGACTGTGAGGTGCAGATATTgctgaaaaaagggagtgtactTTCCCCAGACTCAGAGGGCCCTGCCTTCTGACTCCATCTCTCCAACAAATCTGTCAAGAGGTCATCTTAACCTCATTTGGACGACAACAAtgagagcactgaatttggaattagaaggccTCTTGGAGAATGTtcagttcaatcccttcattttccagggACTTGCTCAATGTGGGAGGATCAATACTTGAACCAAGGTTCTCCATCTCCAAATTCAGTGTCCTTTCCATGACAACACAACGAGGCATACCATCCAGCTTTTGTATGGCTTTAATTGTGaggaagttttcctttacattgaGCTGAAATCGACTTCATAATTTTCAACCACTGATCCTGTAGAACTGAGCAGAGCAAATGTAATCCTTCCTCCATGTAGCAGTCCTTCAAAGATGTGAAGACAGCTatcactcccttttctttttgaggttgaGTAGCCCAATAACTTTCAAGTGATCTTTTTCTATTGTGATCTCAAACACTTTAACCATCCTTGTTACTTTCTTGTctatatccttcctaaaatgtggcatccagaatTGTGCAGGATGGTGGCAATATCACCTGTCTAGCCCTGCACCCTGCACCTCTTAATGGAGCCCAAGATGTCATTAGTTTTGGGGGGAGCTGTCCTATCATCCTATAAAGgcttttgcaaacttcaaagttcAGTTATCATTTAGGGCATTTAGGACAACTGCCTCATTTAACAGAGAACTAAGTTCCAGAGGGGGCAAATAGTTAAACCACTCAGGGTGGCAGAGTTGGAACAAGTATCCAGGTTGCCCAAATGTTTTTAGGTTTGCAGCTTGATTTAAAGATAacatctcactggatcctcacagccattgttatctccatttagAGACTAGGAAACTGATTTTCAGAGATTagattacttgcccaaggtcacacagtttgcaAGTATATGAAGGGGGGTTCAAATGATGattcattgctctatccactaagccaagTAGCCTCTTTCCATTACATAATTCTACCTCAGTTAAAGGAAGGGGTCAGGGAAGCATGAGAGCGCTAGACACTTGGGCAAATGGAAAATCTGGGAAAAAATATCTTTGCCTGCTTTATAGTTTTGCTTCAGGCTGGCTCTGGCCTTTACCCCTGAACCTAGGCACCTTTTGTTCCCTGTCCCAGCCACCAAATGGCCACAAATCAGATTTCCCctgacttcctttcctctctaagATCATGTGCCATGTTTTTGCCCTGGAGTGGATATGGTTGGCTCAATGTCTTAGCCCAAAGTGGGAGATGGTGTTGTCATGGGTAATGACCATTTAGGGACTCTAAGGAGAGAGGTTTTAGGACCCACTCTGCCTCCTGGAGGGAGAATAATTTAATGAGACTCTATTTTTGGTTCACCATCTTTATTCTTCCTGTTATATCCACTTGTCTAGTGGGAGTACTTCCTTCTCAAGACCCCCAGTCATGCATAACTGCCATTTTACAGCCGTGAATGGTACCCTTGAGCACTGCGTCAAACCTCAACATAACCACATTACCTACACACAAGCCTGGGGGTGTCTCCTTCACATTCCACACTTTGTACTATACCATCTTACCCATCCTTCCTACATCTCTGTGTGGAAGTGGTCCAAGGACAGTCCTCCCATTTTAAATAAGATCGAGGAGAGGGGACCTTggacagaaaggagaaaggactTGTCCACTTCCTTCTGAGCCACAGGCGGATTCCAGGGAATTCTGACTCCTCTGGCTCTATCCACCTTTGTTCTCTCTTCTTTACCTGGCTTGCCTCCGAAGGAGCCAGCCCTTCCACAAGCCCACTCATCACAAACCTTCATCACGATCATTGCTCCCATCTAAACCAATGGGAACAACCAGCTGGGGCTCAGCACTAGCATGCTCCCTCTTGGAGGGGAGGATGATTTATCTGGGCCTCCTGCTTTCTGCCTTCTGGTCCCCAGGTCTCTAGCTGGGAGCTGAGGACCCACTCACCAGACCCCTTCCCAACCACCTCATGCTTCCCGGCTCTGCCGCAGCCTGCGGTCCAGCGCCAGAAGCTGTCTCAGAAAGCCCCTGTTGGGGATTATGCCTCGATGATCTTTGACGGTCTTAATGGCTTCCACAAGGGTGAGCTGGTGGTAGAGCATGAGGTAGGCCAGGACTAGGGTGGCTGAGCGGCTCACGCCCACTGCACAGTGCACCAGGATCTTCCCTGCAAGGACAAATGCAAGTTGACTGTACATGAACAGAAAGGAAGAATATGGACGGACCCCTCCCCAGTTTCCTGTCCTACCTCCTGGCCTGCTCAGTGCTCGGTGGATGAAATCAGCGGCTGGTTGGAAGTGGATACTCATGTCAAAGGCAGGTGAATCATGGGCCTCCACACCCAGGTATCGGATACCTAGTCCTTCATAAGCCTCTGGTATTCCCCTCCACTTACTGTGGGAGGCATTGAGCACATGGGTGATGCCCAGCCGGCTCAGTTCCCGTCTATTGGCAGCTATATCCCTGTAGGGAAACAaagtgagagagaagaagaaggaggaataattaccccctcccctccaagaTTCTTATTCTATCCCTAATTGTATTTCATTACTCAAGCCTAATTAccgaatattagagctggaaagtggctttagaaataatctaataaaacccccttattttacagtttgGGAAATCGAGACTCAGGAAAGCCAGGGTACTTTCTCTCACTCCATAAGCTTCatagggttatagatttagagctagaagggacttatTAACCATTTGACCTTGGtccagtcatttaacttttcttggcctcagtaACTTCCATCTGTAATATAAGGGgattagattaaatgatctctaaggcctgGCTCTGTATGTCTGATCctgtgacttgcttaaggttacTACATAGCTGGTTAGTGGTAGAATTGGGACTAGGGCCTGGGTCAGACTCCTACATTAATGCTCTCTCCATTATATGACACAGCTTCCCTCATTTGACCTCCTTTTCTTTACCCCAACCACTCTTAGTGCCAAGCCAGATTTCCCCTCTGGCCATGCCTCTGTCTCCCCTGACTCTGAATTTGGTTTCCTCTGACCCTCCTCCTTTATCCTCAGGTTCAGCATTAAATATATCTCTGTCCTCCCTGGCCATTGCAACCAAATCCCCAATTCAGCACAAATATTCTGTTCTTGCCATTCCTCTCCTCATTTGCTTGCTCTGACTCTATCTAATTCATAGATTAGGTTTATTTCACAGACTAGATCACACAGGGATGAGAGCTAGGATTGGAATTTAGGACCAGTGACTATTAGTTTCATATTCCACTTCTGTTCACATGTCCCCCACAAAGAACACCCTgtactttcttcccttcccctctataTCCATAACTCCCAGTGCCAAGACATTTTTGTGTCTTAGGAAAGGTGCAAGGTTTGAAAATTGTGAAATTATTCTCTGGAGGGCTTGGGCCTTCAGCATAAGCCTATAAACTTAGAGAGTTGACCTTTCACAAAATATACATTTCCAGCCTTGGACAGTAGGATTTTCTGGTATTAAAAACGTAGGCATTTAAAAAAGGCATTATTCTTAAATAAAGTATCCCTCACTGTACTTACCTGTGCACTGTGCCCTTGACTATTCCTACCTAGCCTTGGCTTTGCTACCCCACCCTAAGGGCCCATACCATCGCACCAGCCTTTTGGAGCCCTACCCAACCTAGGAAAGGTCAAGGAAGACATCACTTAAACTGAACCCCAGACAAGTGAGGTGTGTGCATCAAGGGCAATCTCATTCCCCATCTATTATCATAAAATCTTAGGATCTAGGACTGGAAAGGTCCTTCCTTAGAAATCATTTcacccaacctcctcattttacaaatgaggaaactgaggcctggagatgCCCAGCCTTCCCTCCATGACCCATTCAAAAACATGAGTCACCAGCATAACCCGGTACCTCTTTCCTCCCACCctgagacagacacacacatacatgtagagCCCACTGGTATGAGCTTTCTAGGTACGTACTGGTCTCCAAGGTAGAGGCCTGGCCAGACCTCATCTGCATGGTTACAGGCAGTCTTGCCGGTGAAGAGAAGCCTCTCCAATTCAAAGACACTGAGGAGGGGGTGTTGAGCAGGGGCTGCGTCCTCCAGGTGCCCCCCAGCTCGGGCAGGTGACCGGGAACCACCCCGGGAAAATCGCGCCATGAACGTCATAGAAGCCCAGAGCCAGTTGCCAGGACACATCCCAGGGAGTGGTGGCAGCACCTCCTCCGTGGGCAggttagctgctgctgctgctgctgctgttggaaAGAGGCTGGGGCTGTGAGGTGCACCTGAGCAAGGCTGAAgcagcttctctctctccctgccaccTGTACTGCTCCCTGGAGAGAACCTGCTCaagaaagagatggggaaagtGGCCCCTGTCCTTACCACAGGGACctgctttcccttcctttccctcacccTTAATCCACAacgccttctccagctcatttcgtTGGCTCTGCCGGGTAGGGAGATGGGGAAAGTCACATGTCCTTGTTTACGGGAGACGGCACTGCCCAGCTGGGCTGCCAGATTCCCGCTCCCCTCCCATCCCAATCACTCAcagacacatacagacacacacagacacacagacacacagacacacagacacacagacacacagacacacacacacacacacacacacacacgcccacaGGGCTTTGGTGGCAGGTGCCCAGTGCCGGGCCTTTTGCCAGTTTGTGAGCAACGGGGCTCTGTCTGGCAGACTGCAGTCAGAGAACTTAGgggaatgtgtgtgtatgaggtAGGGGTTGGGGGTTGAGGATGGGGAGGGTTTTGGACACATCCAGAGATGAATAGCAGGAAGAGTGCAGCAGCTGGGGTTATGGGACATGCCAGACCTGCCTGAGGGGATGGGCTGCCTTAACCCTCTCTTCCTTTGTGGCTACAACAGAGAAGGCTGTGATGGGGCCTTTTGGAGTAGTGAAGAATTAGGGGCCCTTCGGATGTGGGTGCTATGGCCATCTGGGGAATAGCAAAGAGTTCAATAAAGGTTTGTAGA is drawn from Dromiciops gliroides isolate mDroGli1 chromosome 2, mDroGli1.pri, whole genome shotgun sequence and contains these coding sequences:
- the DUSP26 gene encoding dual specificity protein phosphatase 26 isoform X3; translation: MCPGNWLWASMTFMARFSRGGSRSPARAGGHLEDAAPAQHPLLSVFELERLLFTGKTACNHADEVWPGLYLGDQDIAANRRELSRLGITHVLNASHSKWRGIPEAYEGLGIRYLGVEAHDSPAFDMSIHFQPAADFIHRALSRPGGKILVHCAVGVSRSATLVLAYLMLYHQLTLVEAIKTVKDHRGIIPNRGFLRQLLALDRRLRQSREA
- the DUSP26 gene encoding dual specificity protein phosphatase 26 isoform X1 encodes the protein MRAKTSSLERAAAAAAANLPTEEVLPPLPGMCPGNWLWASMTFMARFSRGGSRSPARAGGHLEDAAPAQHPLLSVFELERLLFTGKTACNHADEVWPGLYLGDQDIAANRRELSRLGITHVLNASHSKWRGIPEAYEGLGIRYLGVEAHDSPAFDMSIHFQPAADFIHRALSRPGGKILVHCAVGVSRSATLVLAYLMLYHQLTLVEAIKTVKDHRGIIPNRGFLRQLLALDRRLRQSREA
- the DUSP26 gene encoding dual specificity protein phosphatase 26 isoform X2, coding for MRAKTSSLERAAAAAANLPTEEVLPPLPGMCPGNWLWASMTFMARFSRGGSRSPARAGGHLEDAAPAQHPLLSVFELERLLFTGKTACNHADEVWPGLYLGDQDIAANRRELSRLGITHVLNASHSKWRGIPEAYEGLGIRYLGVEAHDSPAFDMSIHFQPAADFIHRALSRPGGKILVHCAVGVSRSATLVLAYLMLYHQLTLVEAIKTVKDHRGIIPNRGFLRQLLALDRRLRQSREA